The Apium graveolens cultivar Ventura chromosome 6, ASM990537v1, whole genome shotgun sequence genome contains a region encoding:
- the LOC141665251 gene encoding uncharacterized protein LOC141665251: MDGFRLTIEDCRLVELDLMGGNFMWEKSKGKPNWVKERLDRVFVTEEWWKKFPLCMLKVSHATSSDHEPIQISLCDTSVLRKQFRFRFENSWLKEPSFKEENIKAWKEIPTMNIIPKLISLSKFMSKWGRKFFHKFRDKVKQQKEVLNSLLNREDNDGVATYFEERERLNELLLHEEVYWKQRAKFFWLKEGDTNSRFFHNQATKRKKLNNIAYLKIHGRES, translated from the coding sequence ATGGATGGTTTTCGCTTAACAATTGAAGATTGCAGGCTCGTAGAGTTGGATTTAATGGGAGGAAACTTTATGTGGGAGAAGAGTAAAGGCAAACCTAACTGGGTTAAGGAAAGATTGGATAGGGTTTTTGTTACAGAGGAGTGGTGGAAGAAGTTTCCGTTATGCATGCTGAAGGTTAGTCATGCTACTAGTTCTGATCACGAACCAATCCAAATAAGTTTGTGTGACACTTcggttttgagaaaacaattcaGATTTCGGTTTGAAAATTCATGGCTAAAAGAACCATCGTTTAAAGAGGAAAATATAAAGGCTTGGAAAGAAATTCCAACGATGAACATTATACCTAAGCTGATCTCACTGTCTAAATTCATGTCGAAGTGGGGTAGAAAGTTTTTTCATAAGTTTCGAGATAAAGTCAAGCAGCAGAAGGAAGTGTTAAATTCTTTGCTTAATCGTGAGGATAACGATGGTGTGGCAACTTATTTTGAGGAGAGGGAGAGATTAAATGAACTGCTGTTGCATGAAGAGGTATACTGGAAGCAGCGTGCGAAATTTTTTTGGCTTAAAGAGGGAGACACAAACTCGAGGTTCTTCCATAATCAAGCAACGAAAAGGAAAAAACTGAATAATATAGCTTATCTGAAGATACACGGGAGAGAAAGTTGA